From Bos taurus isolate L1 Dominette 01449 registration number 42190680 breed Hereford chromosome 29, ARS-UCD2.0, whole genome shotgun sequence, a single genomic window includes:
- the CREBZF gene encoding CREB/ATF bZIP transcription factor isoform X1, producing MRHSLTKLLAASGSDSPTRSESPAPVATCSLPPDLTGAAEDEGTAAAGSPGRRQPRGDEGESEAGRGGRGGVAARAPSPEEMEEEAMASVPGEETEDMDFLSGLELADLLDPRQPDWHLEPGLSSPGPLSSSGGGSESGGLWRGDDDDEAAAAEMQRFSDLLQRLLNGIGACSSGSDSGGGEKRRRKSPGGGGGGGGGGSGGGNDSNQAATKSPRKAAAAAARLNRLKKKEYVMGLESRVRGLAAENQELRAENRELGKRVQALQEESRYLRAVLANETGLARLLSRLSGVGLRLTTSLFRDSPAGDHDYALPVGKQQPDPLEDQDDSAGGVCLHVDKDKVSVEFCSACARKASSSLKIFFFR from the exons ATGAGGCATAGCCTGACTAAACTGCTGGCGGCCTCGGGCAGCGACTCCCCGACGCGTAGTGAGAGCCCGGCGCCCGTCGCGACCTGCTCGCTGCCCCCGGACCTGACCGGGGCGGCGGAGGACGAGGGGACGGCGGCGGCCGGATCTCCCGGCCGCAGACAGCCGCGCGGCGACGAGGGCGAGTCGGAGGCCGGGAGGGGGGGCCGCGGCGGCGTGGCCGCGCGCGCGCCCTCGCCtgaggagatggaggaggaggcgATGGCCAGCGTCCCCGGGGAGGAGACGGAGGACATGGACTTTCTGTCCGGCCTGGAACTGGCGGACCTGCTGGACCCCCGGCAGCCGGACTGGCACCTGGAGCCTGGGCTCAGCTCGCCGGGGCCCCTCTCCTCGTCCGGCGGAGGCTCGGAGAGCGGTGGCCTGTGGAGAGGCGACGACGACGACGAGGCCGCGGCTGCCGAGATGCAGCGCTTTTCGGACCTGCTGCAGAGGCTGTTAAACGGCATCGGAGCTTGCAGCAGCGGCAGTGACAGTGGCGGCGGCGAAAAGAGGCGGAGAAAGTCcccgggaggcggcggcggcggaggcggcGGAGGCAGCGGCGGCGGCAACGACAGCAACCAGGCGGCGACAAAGAGTCCCCggaaggcggcggcggcggctgcccGCCTCAACCGGCTGAAGAAGAAGGAATACGTGATGGGGCTGGAGAGCCGAGTGCGGGGGCTGGCCGCCGAGAACCAGGAGCTGCGGGCCGAGAACCGGGAGCTGGGCAAGCGCGTGCAGGCACTGCAGGAGGAGAGTCGCTACCTTCGGGCCGTCTTAGCCAACGAGACCGGACTGGCTCGCCTGCTGAGCCGGCTGAGCGGCGTGGGACTGCGGCTGACCACCTCGCTCTTCAGGGACTCGCCCGCCGGGGACCACGACTACGCTCTGCCCGTGGGGAAGCAGCAGCCGGACCCGCTGGAAGACCAGGACGACTCGGCGGGAGGAGTGTGTCTGCATGTGGACAAGGATAAGGTGTCGGTGGAGTTCTGCTCGGCGTGCGCCCGGAAGGCGTCGTCTTCTCTTAAAAT TTTCTTTTTTAGGTGA
- the CREBZF gene encoding CREB/ATF bZIP transcription factor — MRHSLTKLLAASGSDSPTRSESPAPVATCSLPPDLTGAAEDEGTAAAGSPGRRQPRGDEGESEAGRGGRGGVAARAPSPEEMEEEAMASVPGEETEDMDFLSGLELADLLDPRQPDWHLEPGLSSPGPLSSSGGGSESGGLWRGDDDDEAAAAEMQRFSDLLQRLLNGIGACSSGSDSGGGEKRRRKSPGGGGGGGGGGSGGGNDSNQAATKSPRKAAAAAARLNRLKKKEYVMGLESRVRGLAAENQELRAENRELGKRVQALQEESRYLRAVLANETGLARLLSRLSGVGLRLTTSLFRDSPAGDHDYALPVGKQQPDPLEDQDDSAGGVCLHVDKDKVSVEFCSACARKASSSLKM; from the coding sequence ATGAGGCATAGCCTGACTAAACTGCTGGCGGCCTCGGGCAGCGACTCCCCGACGCGTAGTGAGAGCCCGGCGCCCGTCGCGACCTGCTCGCTGCCCCCGGACCTGACCGGGGCGGCGGAGGACGAGGGGACGGCGGCGGCCGGATCTCCCGGCCGCAGACAGCCGCGCGGCGACGAGGGCGAGTCGGAGGCCGGGAGGGGGGGCCGCGGCGGCGTGGCCGCGCGCGCGCCCTCGCCtgaggagatggaggaggaggcgATGGCCAGCGTCCCCGGGGAGGAGACGGAGGACATGGACTTTCTGTCCGGCCTGGAACTGGCGGACCTGCTGGACCCCCGGCAGCCGGACTGGCACCTGGAGCCTGGGCTCAGCTCGCCGGGGCCCCTCTCCTCGTCCGGCGGAGGCTCGGAGAGCGGTGGCCTGTGGAGAGGCGACGACGACGACGAGGCCGCGGCTGCCGAGATGCAGCGCTTTTCGGACCTGCTGCAGAGGCTGTTAAACGGCATCGGAGCTTGCAGCAGCGGCAGTGACAGTGGCGGCGGCGAAAAGAGGCGGAGAAAGTCcccgggaggcggcggcggcggaggcggcGGAGGCAGCGGCGGCGGCAACGACAGCAACCAGGCGGCGACAAAGAGTCCCCggaaggcggcggcggcggctgcccGCCTCAACCGGCTGAAGAAGAAGGAATACGTGATGGGGCTGGAGAGCCGAGTGCGGGGGCTGGCCGCCGAGAACCAGGAGCTGCGGGCCGAGAACCGGGAGCTGGGCAAGCGCGTGCAGGCACTGCAGGAGGAGAGTCGCTACCTTCGGGCCGTCTTAGCCAACGAGACCGGACTGGCTCGCCTGCTGAGCCGGCTGAGCGGCGTGGGACTGCGGCTGACCACCTCGCTCTTCAGGGACTCGCCCGCCGGGGACCACGACTACGCTCTGCCCGTGGGGAAGCAGCAGCCGGACCCGCTGGAAGACCAGGACGACTCGGCGGGAGGAGTGTGTCTGCATGTGGACAAGGATAAGGTGTCGGTGGAGTTCTGCTCGGCGTGCGCCCGGAAGGCGTCGTCTTCTCTTAAAATGTAG
- the TMEM126A gene encoding transmembrane protein 126A isoform X1, with protein sequence MTLCSAAAWLKMENHEPDGTIIKENLTDIIARKINQLPEAERNLLENGSTYVGLNAALCGLIANSLFRRILHVTQARIAAGLPMAVIPFLTANVSYKGFVSLPLNTGDLQCETCTVTRGGLVGLVFGGLYPVFLAIPVNGGLAARYNSALLPEKGNILNYWIRISKPVFRKMLFPILLQTGFAAYLGSRQYKLLIKALQLPEPGLEIE encoded by the exons ATGACGCTCTGTTCTGCCGCAGCGTG GCTCAAGATGGAAAATCATGAACCAGATGGTACTATCATCAAGGAGAACTTAACTGATATCATAGCCAGAAAAATTAACCAACTCCCAGAAGCAGAACG GAATCTGCTTGAAAATGGATCAACATATGTTGGACTTAATGCTGCTCTCTGTGGCCTAATAGCAAATAGTCTTTTTCGACGCATCTTACATGTGACACAGGCTCGTATAGCTGCTGGCTTACCAATGGCAGTGATCCCATTTTTGACAGCAAATGTATCTTACAAAGGTTTTGTAAGTTTACCTTTGAATACAG GTGATCTGCAGTGTGAAACCTGCACCGTAACACGAGGTGGACTGGTTGGTCTTGTTTTCGGTGGCCTGTACCCTGTTTTCTTGGCTATCCCTGTGAATGGTGGCCTAGCAGCTAG GTATAATTCAGCCCTGCTACCAGAGAAAGGAAACATCTTAAATTACTGGATTAGGATTTCTAAGCCTGTCTTTAGAAAGATGTTATTTCCCATTTTGCTCCAGACTGGGTTTGCTGCATACCTCGGGTCTAGACAATATAAACTACTTATAAAGGCTCTTCAGTTACCAGAACCTGGCCTAGAAATTGAGTGA
- the TMEM126A gene encoding transmembrane protein 126A: MENHEPDGTIIKENLTDIIARKINQLPEAERNLLENGSTYVGLNAALCGLIANSLFRRILHVTQARIAAGLPMAVIPFLTANVSYKGFVSLPLNTGDLQCETCTVTRGGLVGLVFGGLYPVFLAIPVNGGLAARYNSALLPEKGNILNYWIRISKPVFRKMLFPILLQTGFAAYLGSRQYKLLIKALQLPEPGLEIE; encoded by the exons ATGGAAAATCATGAACCAGATGGTACTATCATCAAGGAGAACTTAACTGATATCATAGCCAGAAAAATTAACCAACTCCCAGAAGCAGAACG GAATCTGCTTGAAAATGGATCAACATATGTTGGACTTAATGCTGCTCTCTGTGGCCTAATAGCAAATAGTCTTTTTCGACGCATCTTACATGTGACACAGGCTCGTATAGCTGCTGGCTTACCAATGGCAGTGATCCCATTTTTGACAGCAAATGTATCTTACAAAGGTTTTGTAAGTTTACCTTTGAATACAG GTGATCTGCAGTGTGAAACCTGCACCGTAACACGAGGTGGACTGGTTGGTCTTGTTTTCGGTGGCCTGTACCCTGTTTTCTTGGCTATCCCTGTGAATGGTGGCCTAGCAGCTAG GTATAATTCAGCCCTGCTACCAGAGAAAGGAAACATCTTAAATTACTGGATTAGGATTTCTAAGCCTGTCTTTAGAAAGATGTTATTTCCCATTTTGCTCCAGACTGGGTTTGCTGCATACCTCGGGTCTAGACAATATAAACTACTTATAAAGGCTCTTCAGTTACCAGAACCTGGCCTAGAAATTGAGTGA